Part of the Desulfurispira natronophila genome, GATGCTGCTATGGAAGGTACCACCACCATAGAGGAAGTATTCCGGGTCAGTGCCTCCCTGGAGGAGCGAGAGCGAGAGCCAGAAGCGACTGCGGACTCCGGCGCTCCTCCCATGGTACCTACCAACCCCCAGGAACAACTGGCCGTCTTGCGAGGAACCTAAACCATGCCACAGTTTGACTACCAGGGGCGGGATGCCAGCGGAAAAACCACCAGCGGAACCGTTGACGGCATGAATATGGACACGGTGGCTGGTGACCTGCTGGCCCAGGGTATAACCCCCATACGTATTGCTCCTGCCACAGCCAGCAGCAAAACGCCCAAGCAGCGCGACAGCCTCAACCTGCGGGATCGGTTTGCCGGCCTGCAACACCTTGTCGGCGACAAGGTACGTACCGACGACCTGCTTATTTTCTGCCGTCAGATGTACGCGCTTATCAAGGCCGGAGTGCCCCTGATGCGGACTCTGCACGGCATGGCCGAAGCAAGCTCCAATAAATCCATGAAGCGGGTTCTGCAAGATGTGGCCCACCAGCTGGAATCCGGCCTCTCCCTGTCAGCCAGCCTGCAAAGCCATCCCAGGGTTTTTCCTCCCATCGTGATTAACATGGTTCATATTGGCGAAAACACTGGCCAGCTCGATAACGCCTTTTTGCAGATAGGTGCTTATCTGGAAATGGATAAAAATAACAAAAAGCGCATAAAGCAAGCCACCCGCTACCCCACCGTCATCATCACCGCCATGGCGCTGGCCATCACGGTCATCAATGTTATGGTTATTCCCGCTTTTACCCAGGTCTTCGCCCGCATGGGCACCGACTTGCCTCTGGCTACCCGGTTTCTCATCGGCATGTCCAGTGCCTTTACCAATTACTGGTGGCTGATGCTGCTGGTGATTGTCGGCGGCATTATCGGCCTGAAATATTACCAGCGTACCTCCCAGGGAGCCTATGTGCTGGATCGGGTAAAGTTGAAAATCCCACTGCTCGGACCCTTAACGGAACGCATAGTGCTCTCCCGGTTCTGCCGTACCCTCTCCATGCTCCT contains:
- a CDS encoding type II secretion system F family protein, translated to MPQFDYQGRDASGKTTSGTVDGMNMDTVAGDLLAQGITPIRIAPATASSKTPKQRDSLNLRDRFAGLQHLVGDKVRTDDLLIFCRQMYALIKAGVPLMRTLHGMAEASSNKSMKRVLQDVAHQLESGLSLSASLQSHPRVFPPIVINMVHIGENTGQLDNAFLQIGAYLEMDKNNKKRIKQATRYPTVIITAMALAITVINVMVIPAFTQVFARMGTDLPLATRFLIGMSSAFTNYWWLMLLVIVGGIIGLKYYQRTSQGAYVLDRVKLKIPLLGPLTERIVLSRFCRTLSMLLSAGVPTLQALSSVSRSIGNSFIARSIDDMRQSIEGGESLSRSAAATRRFTPMVLQMMAVGEETGSTDTMLLETAEFYDEAIDYDLKRLSDALEPILLVFMGALVLLLALGIFMPMWSMGSAMTG